Proteins encoded by one window of Enterobacter hormaechei subsp. xiangfangensis:
- the bcsC gene encoding cellulose synthase complex outer membrane protein BcsC: protein MRTFTLNLLTLSLGLALMPLAQAANSPQQRQLLEQVRLGESTQREDLVRQSLYRLELIDPNNPDVIAARFRYLLRQGDTAGAQKELDRLKGMAADSSAYQSSRTTMLLSTPDGRQALQQARLLATTGHTQEAIAAYDKLFDGKPPSGDIATEYWNVVAKEPARRNLAINQLKKINASSPGNVPLQSSLAQLLFQSGRRDEGFAVLQEMAKSNNGRSQASDMWYQQIKDQPVSSASVTALQQYLSVFSDGDNVTAARTQLEAQQKQLADPAFRAKAEGLAAVDAGQGSKAVTELQKAVSANHADSEAVGALGQAYSQKGDRARAVAQFEKAIALDPQSDNRGKWDSLLKVNRYWLLIQQGDNALKANNTAQAERYYQQARNIDNTDSYAVLGLGDAAAARKDNDAAERYYRQALRMDSGNSNAVRGLANIYRAQSPEKATQFIQSLSASQRRSIDDIERSLTNEQLSAQAEQLESEGKYAQAAEIQRRRLALSPGDVWITYRLSRDLYSAGQRSQADNLMRQLASQKPGDPDQVYASGLYLSGNDQDRAALAHLNTLPRDKWNGNIQALADRLQSNQVLETANRLRDSGKEQEAETLLRQQPPSTRIDLTLADWAEQRGDHEAAKTAYNTILQREPQNEDAILGLTEVSLAQGNKDSARAALAKLPAAQNGEPLSINMQRRLAMAQAGLGDPAAAEKTFNAILPQAKSQQPSMESALVMRDAARFQAQNGQPQQALDTWKDAMVSSGITTTRPTDNDSFTRLTRNDEKDDWLKRGVRSDAGDLYRQQDLNVTLQHDYWGSSGTGGYSDLKAHTTMLQVDAPLSDGRMFFRSDLVNMNAGSFDTDNGTYDPTWGTCAETPCHGSTNQSANGASVAVGWQNKTWAWDIGTTPMGFDVVDVVGSLSYSNDLGPIGYTLNAHRRPISSSVLAFAGQKDPNTDTTWGGVRATGGGVSMSYDKGEANGIWSSLSADSLTGKNVEDNWRVRWMTGYYYKLINQNNERLTVGVSNMLWHYDKDLSGYSLGQGGYYSPQEYVSFALPVNWRKRTENWSWELGGSVSWSHSKTKDVMRYPLQGLIPDNEPGRYTDKGVMETGSSSSGTGYTARAIVERRVTSNWFVGLGVDIQEAKDYTPSHALLYVRYSAAGWQGDMDLPPEPLVPYADW from the coding sequence ATGCGCACGTTCACACTGAATCTACTCACCTTATCGCTTGGCCTGGCGCTAATGCCCCTGGCCCAGGCCGCCAACTCCCCGCAGCAGAGACAGCTGCTGGAACAGGTCCGTCTGGGGGAATCCACCCAGCGTGAGGATTTAGTGCGCCAGTCGCTCTATCGCCTTGAGCTGATCGATCCCAACAACCCGGATGTGATTGCCGCGCGCTTCCGCTACCTGTTACGACAGGGCGATACGGCGGGCGCGCAAAAAGAGCTGGATCGCCTGAAAGGAATGGCAGCCGATTCCAGTGCCTACCAGTCCTCCCGTACTACCATGCTGCTCTCCACGCCGGATGGTCGCCAGGCCCTCCAGCAGGCTCGCCTGCTTGCCACCACCGGGCACACGCAGGAAGCCATTGCCGCGTATGACAAACTGTTTGACGGTAAGCCGCCCAGCGGCGACATCGCGACGGAGTACTGGAACGTGGTGGCGAAAGAGCCAGCCCGCCGCAACCTGGCCATTAATCAGCTTAAGAAAATAAACGCCAGCAGTCCGGGCAACGTCCCGCTACAGTCCTCGCTGGCACAGCTTCTGTTCCAGAGCGGACGGCGTGATGAAGGGTTCGCGGTGTTGCAGGAGATGGCCAAATCGAATAATGGCCGCAGTCAGGCGTCGGACATGTGGTACCAGCAGATCAAAGATCAGCCGGTCAGCAGCGCCAGCGTCACCGCGCTGCAACAATACCTGAGCGTATTCAGCGATGGCGATAACGTGACGGCGGCGCGCACCCAGCTTGAAGCACAGCAAAAACAGCTCGCCGATCCGGCGTTCCGCGCCAAAGCCGAAGGGTTAGCCGCAGTGGATGCCGGGCAGGGCAGTAAAGCGGTAACGGAGTTGCAAAAAGCAGTCAGCGCCAACCACGCTGACAGTGAAGCCGTAGGCGCTCTGGGGCAGGCCTATTCTCAGAAAGGCGATCGCGCGCGTGCGGTTGCGCAGTTTGAAAAGGCGATCGCCCTCGATCCGCAGAGCGATAACCGGGGCAAATGGGACAGCCTGCTGAAGGTCAACCGATACTGGCTGCTGATCCAGCAGGGGGATAACGCCCTGAAAGCCAACAATACGGCCCAGGCCGAACGCTATTACCAGCAGGCGCGCAATATCGACAATACTGACAGCTACGCGGTTCTGGGGCTCGGTGATGCGGCGGCGGCGCGCAAAGATAACGACGCGGCCGAGCGCTATTACCGCCAGGCGTTGCGGATGGACAGCGGCAACAGCAACGCGGTGCGCGGTCTCGCCAATATTTATCGCGCGCAGTCTCCGGAGAAGGCGACGCAGTTTATTCAGTCGCTCTCTGCCAGTCAGCGCCGCAGCATTGATGATATTGAACGTAGCCTGACGAACGAGCAGCTGTCAGCCCAGGCTGAACAGCTGGAAAGCGAGGGGAAATATGCGCAGGCCGCAGAAATTCAGCGCCGACGCCTTGCGCTTTCCCCGGGCGACGTGTGGATCACCTACCGACTGTCACGCGATCTGTATAGCGCGGGTCAGCGCAGCCAGGCGGATAACCTGATGCGTCAGCTGGCAAGTCAGAAACCGGGCGATCCGGATCAGGTTTACGCCAGCGGGCTGTACCTGTCCGGTAACGATCAGGACCGGGCGGCGCTGGCGCATCTGAACACGCTGCCGCGCGACAAGTGGAACGGCAACATTCAGGCGCTGGCGGACCGCCTGCAAAGTAACCAGGTGCTGGAAACCGCCAACCGCCTGCGCGACAGTGGAAAAGAGCAGGAGGCGGAAACGTTGCTTCGCCAGCAGCCTCCGTCCACCCGTATCGACCTGACGCTGGCGGACTGGGCTGAACAGCGGGGCGATCATGAGGCCGCGAAAACCGCCTACAACACCATTCTGCAACGCGAACCGCAGAACGAAGACGCGATCCTCGGCCTGACCGAGGTCTCTCTTGCCCAGGGCAACAAGGACTCGGCGCGCGCGGCGCTGGCGAAACTGCCCGCGGCACAGAACGGCGAACCGCTCTCCATCAATATGCAGCGCCGGCTTGCCATGGCGCAGGCCGGACTGGGTGATCCTGCCGCGGCCGAAAAGACCTTCAACGCCATTCTTCCGCAGGCCAAATCGCAGCAGCCTTCGATGGAAAGTGCGCTGGTGATGCGCGATGCCGCCCGTTTCCAGGCACAAAATGGTCAGCCTCAGCAGGCGCTGGACACCTGGAAAGATGCGATGGTCTCATCGGGCATCACAACGACCCGTCCGACCGATAACGACAGCTTTACGCGACTCACGCGTAATGATGAGAAAGATGACTGGCTGAAGCGCGGCGTGCGCAGCGATGCAGGCGATCTTTATCGTCAGCAGGATCTGAACGTCACGCTGCAACACGACTACTGGGGCTCCAGCGGCACGGGAGGCTATTCCGACCTGAAAGCGCACACCACCATGCTCCAGGTTGATGCGCCGCTGTCGGATGGACGTATGTTCTTCCGTAGCGATCTGGTCAATATGAACGCCGGTTCCTTTGACACCGATAACGGAACTTACGATCCGACATGGGGTACCTGTGCCGAAACGCCATGTCACGGCAGCACGAACCAGTCGGCCAACGGCGCCAGCGTGGCCGTCGGCTGGCAGAACAAAACCTGGGCGTGGGATATCGGTACAACGCCGATGGGCTTCGACGTGGTCGATGTGGTGGGCAGCCTGAGCTACAGCAACGATTTAGGGCCGATTGGCTACACCCTGAACGCCCATCGCCGTCCGATTTCCAGCTCGGTGCTGGCCTTCGCCGGGCAAAAAGATCCCAATACCGACACCACCTGGGGCGGCGTGCGTGCCACCGGTGGCGGCGTGAGCATGAGCTACGACAAAGGCGAAGCTAACGGTATCTGGTCAAGCCTGAGTGCCGACAGCCTCACCGGGAAGAATGTCGAAGATAACTGGCGCGTCCGCTGGATGACCGGCTATTACTACAAGCTCATCAATCAGAACAACGAACGCCTGACGGTGGGCGTGTCCAACATGCTCTGGCATTACGATAAGGATTTAAGTGGCTATTCGCTGGGCCAGGGCGGTTACTACAGTCCCCAGGAGTATGTGTCGTTCGCCTTACCGGTGAACTGGCGTAAACGCACAGAGAACTGGTCATGGGAGCTGGGCGGCTCCGTCTCCTGGTCTCATTCAAAAACAAAAGATGTGATGCGTTATCCGTTACAGGGGCTGATCCCGGACAATGAGCCAGGCCGTTATACCGATAAAGGTGTGATGGAAACCGGAAGTAGCTCGTCAGGCACGGGTTATACCGCAAGGGCGATTGTTGAACGCCGCGTGACGTCCAACTGGTTTGTCGGTCTGGGCGTCGATATTCAGGAAGCAAAAGACTATACCCCGAGCCATGCGCTGCTCTACGTTCGGTATTCTGCCGCGGGCTGGCAGGGTGATATGGACTTACCACCGGAACCGCTGGTGCCTTATGCAGACTGGTGA
- the bcsZ gene encoding cellulose synthase complex periplasmic endoglucanase BcsZ, producing the protein MKIFRGCVVAALMLAATNLHAACRWPAWETFKQDYMSESGRVIDPSDARKITTSEGQSYGLFFALAANDRKAFDLLLAWTRDNLAEGDLAQHLPAWLWGKKDDETWAVIDPNSASDADIWIAWSLLEAGRLWKNPDYTRTGKALLTRIASEEVVKVPGLGSMLLPGKVGFAEESVWRFNPSYLPPQLASYFTRFGAPWTTLRETNLRLLLETAPKGFSPNWVKYQKKGGWQLSQDASLIGSYDAIRVYLWVGMMNDNDPQKARLLARFKPMATTTIKQGLPPEKVDVATGKRTGDGPVGFSASLLPFLQNRDAQAVQRQHVADRFPDNNAYYSYVLTLFGQGWDQHRFRFTVQGELLPDWGQECARSH; encoded by the coding sequence ATGAAAATCTTTCGCGGGTGTGTAGTCGCAGCGTTGATGCTGGCGGCGACGAATCTTCACGCTGCCTGTCGCTGGCCTGCCTGGGAGACGTTCAAGCAGGATTATATGAGCGAAAGTGGGCGGGTCATTGATCCCAGTGACGCGCGCAAAATCACCACCTCCGAAGGGCAAAGCTACGGGCTGTTCTTTGCCCTCGCGGCAAACGATCGCAAGGCGTTCGATCTGCTGCTGGCATGGACGCGCGATAACCTTGCCGAGGGAGATTTAGCCCAACATCTCCCGGCCTGGCTGTGGGGAAAAAAGGACGACGAAACCTGGGCGGTTATCGACCCTAACTCCGCGTCTGATGCCGATATCTGGATTGCCTGGTCGCTGCTGGAAGCCGGGCGGCTGTGGAAAAATCCCGATTACACGCGCACGGGTAAGGCGCTGTTGACGCGCATTGCCAGTGAGGAAGTGGTGAAGGTGCCGGGGCTGGGTTCTATGCTGCTGCCGGGTAAAGTCGGTTTTGCCGAAGAGAGTGTCTGGCGCTTTAACCCCAGCTACCTGCCGCCGCAGCTTGCGAGCTATTTCACCCGTTTTGGCGCGCCGTGGACGACGCTCCGTGAAACTAACCTGCGTCTGCTGCTGGAGACCGCGCCTAAAGGATTTTCCCCGAACTGGGTGAAATACCAAAAAAAGGGCGGCTGGCAGCTGTCGCAGGATGCATCCCTGATCGGCAGCTACGATGCGATTCGCGTCTATCTGTGGGTAGGGATGATGAACGATAACGATCCGCAGAAAGCCCGGCTACTGGCGCGTTTCAAGCCCATGGCGACCACCACAATCAAACAAGGCTTGCCGCCGGAGAAAGTGGATGTAGCAACCGGGAAACGCACCGGAGATGGGCCGGTAGGGTTTTCTGCCTCTCTCCTTCCGTTTTTACAAAACCGGGACGCGCAGGCGGTGCAACGCCAGCACGTCGCCGATCGTTTTCCCGATAACAATGCTTATTACAGCTACGTTCTGACCCTCTTTGGACAAGGGTGGGATCAGCATCGTTTTCGTTTCACCGTGCAAGGTGAATTACTACCGGATTGGGGCCAGGAATGCGCACGTTCACACTGA
- the bcsB gene encoding cellulose biosynthesis cyclic di-GMP-binding regulatory protein BcsB — MKTKLSWLCAVAMGMSALPATVANAAPDNAATTPAPTVPVVAQATDPVVTAAPGQTENVVPNQPTTGNTLPGDNPVVGQVMPGVPGASAPVVAENTPSRDVKLTFAQIAPPPGSMVLRGINPNGGIEFGMRSDEVVSKAMLNLEYTPSPSLLPVQSQLKVYLNDELMDVLPVTKEQLGKKTLAQVPINPLFITDFNRVRLEFVGHYRDVCENPASSTLWLDVGRNSSLQMTYQPLALKNDLSAFPVPFFDPRDNRPLNLPMVFAGSPDVTEQLAASIVASWFGSRSGWRGQSFPVMYDKMPDKNAIVFATNAKRPAFLRDHPEVKAPTIEMISHPDNPYVKLLVIFGRDDKDLVQAAKGIAQGNILFRGNSVVVDEVKPLLARKPYDAPNWVRTDRAITFGELKTYEEQLQSTGLEPSPVSLSLNLPPDLYLLRTNGIDINLNYRYTAPATKDSSRMDISLNNQFLQSFSLTSSQETNRLMLRLPVLQGLLDGKTDVSIPALKLGAVNQLRFNFQYMNPMPGGSVENCITFQPVQNHVVIGDDSTIDFSKYYHFIAMPDLRAFANASFPFSRMADLSESIVVMPKAANEGQVATLLDTMGTVGAQTGLPAINVTVTDDGSQIQNKDADIMVIGNIPDKLKDEKRVDLLVQAAQSWVNTPLRQTEFPSIMPDSGDRQANIRTTVSSTGPMAAIVGFQSPYNDQRSVIALLADSPRGYELLNTAMNDSGKRAAMFGSVSVIRESGVNSLRVGDVYYVGHLPWFERLWYALSNHPVLLAVLAALSVVLLAWVLWRLLRIISRRRLNPDHE; from the coding sequence ATGAAAACAAAACTTTCCTGGTTATGTGCAGTGGCAATGGGGATGAGTGCGCTCCCTGCAACAGTGGCTAACGCGGCGCCTGATAACGCAGCGACCACGCCCGCGCCAACGGTGCCTGTCGTCGCGCAAGCGACCGATCCGGTTGTGACGGCCGCGCCGGGGCAGACGGAGAACGTTGTCCCGAATCAGCCGACGACGGGGAATACGCTGCCCGGCGACAACCCGGTGGTTGGGCAGGTCATGCCTGGCGTGCCGGGAGCCAGTGCGCCGGTGGTTGCCGAAAATACGCCGTCGCGTGACGTTAAGCTGACGTTTGCCCAGATCGCGCCTCCTCCGGGCAGCATGGTTCTGCGCGGCATCAACCCAAATGGCGGTATCGAATTCGGTATGCGCAGCGATGAAGTTGTGTCAAAAGCGATGCTCAACCTGGAATACACCCCATCGCCGTCGTTGCTGCCGGTGCAGTCCCAGCTTAAGGTCTATCTGAATGACGAGCTGATGGACGTCCTGCCCGTCACCAAAGAGCAACTGGGTAAGAAAACCCTGGCTCAGGTGCCGATTAATCCGCTGTTTATCACCGACTTTAACCGCGTGCGTCTGGAGTTTGTCGGCCACTACCGCGATGTCTGTGAAAACCCGGCCAGCAGCACCCTGTGGCTGGATGTCGGGCGTAACTCTTCGCTTCAGATGACCTATCAGCCGCTGGCGTTGAAAAACGATCTCTCCGCCTTCCCGGTGCCGTTCTTCGACCCGCGTGATAACCGTCCGCTGAATCTGCCGATGGTCTTTGCCGGCTCGCCGGATGTGACCGAACAGCTGGCGGCCTCTATCGTGGCATCCTGGTTTGGTTCCCGCTCCGGCTGGCGTGGTCAAAGTTTCCCGGTCATGTACGACAAAATGCCAGACAAAAACGCGATTGTGTTTGCCACCAACGCCAAACGCCCGGCATTCCTGCGTGACCATCCGGAGGTGAAAGCACCCACCATCGAGATGATCAGCCATCCGGACAATCCGTACGTGAAGCTGCTGGTGATCTTCGGCCGTGATGACAAAGATCTGGTGCAGGCGGCGAAGGGCATTGCGCAGGGAAATATCCTGTTCCGCGGTAACAGCGTTGTGGTGGATGAGGTGAAACCGCTGCTGGCGCGTAAGCCTTATGATGCGCCGAACTGGGTACGTACCGACCGGGCAATCACCTTTGGCGAGCTGAAAACCTATGAAGAGCAATTGCAGTCAACCGGGCTTGAACCTTCTCCTGTCAGCCTGTCGCTGAACCTGCCGCCGGATCTCTATCTGCTGCGCACCAACGGCATTGATATCAACCTGAACTACCGTTACACCGCGCCGGCAACCAAAGACAGCTCGCGCATGGATATCAGCCTCAACAACCAGTTCCTGCAATCGTTCAGCCTGACCAGCAGCCAGGAGACAAACCGGTTGATGCTTCGTCTGCCTGTATTGCAGGGGCTGCTGGATGGCAAAACCGATGTGTCGATCCCGGCGCTGAAGCTCGGTGCGGTGAACCAGCTGCGGTTTAACTTCCAGTATATGAACCCCATGCCGGGTGGATCGGTGGAAAACTGTATTACCTTCCAGCCGGTGCAAAACCACGTGGTGATTGGCGATGATTCCACGATCGACTTCTCGAAGTATTACCACTTTATCGCGATGCCGGATCTGCGTGCCTTTGCTAACGCCAGCTTCCCGTTCAGCCGCATGGCTGATCTCTCTGAATCGATTGTCGTGATGCCAAAAGCGGCCAACGAAGGTCAGGTTGCCACGCTGCTGGACACCATGGGCACCGTTGGGGCGCAAACCGGCTTGCCGGCTATCAACGTGACGGTGACGGATGACGGTAGTCAGATCCAGAACAAAGATGCCGATATCATGGTCATCGGCAACATTCCGGACAAGCTGAAAGACGAGAAGCGCGTCGATCTGCTGGTGCAGGCGGCTCAGTCATGGGTCAACACGCCGCTGCGTCAGACCGAGTTCCCGAGCATCATGCCGGACAGCGGCGATCGTCAGGCCAATATCAGGACGACCGTAAGTTCAACGGGTCCGATGGCCGCGATTGTCGGCTTCCAGTCGCCGTATAACGACCAGCGCAGCGTTATCGCCCTGCTGGCGGACAGCCCACGCGGCTATGAGCTGCTCAACACGGCCATGAACGACAGCGGTAAACGGGCAGCAATGTTCGGTTCCGTCTCGGTGATCCGTGAGTCGGGGGTAAACAGCCTGCGCGTGGGGGATGTCTACTACGTCGGTCATCTGCCGTGGTTCGAACGCCTGTGGTACGCCCTGTCTAACCACCCGGTGCTGCTGGCCGTGCTGGCTGCGCTCAGCGTCGTATTGCTGGCGTGGGTACTGTGGCGTCTGCTGCGAATCATCAGCCGTCGTCGTCTTAACCCGGACCATGAGTAA
- the bcsA gene encoding UDP-forming cellulose synthase catalytic subunit, with product MSRLTNWLLIPPVSSRLSERYRHYRYHGASSLSAALGCLWMILAWMFIPLEHPRWQRIRARHGELYPHINPDKPRPLDPARYAIQSIWLLATSTGAEKKTSRWRSFDRVQNLREHYHQWLDRLPDRVGDKTGHLDNQKELGHLHPGLRRFILGVVVVFSLILALVCITQPFNPLAQFTFLILLWGVALLVRRIPGRFSALMLIVLSLTVSCRYIWWRYTSTLNWDDPVSLVCGLVLLFAETYAWIVLVVGYFQVIWPLNRQPVPLPKDTTQWPTVDLFVPTYNEDLSVVKNTIYAALGIDWPKDKIKIWILDDGGRAEFRQFADEVGVEYIARTTHEHAKAGNINNALKYAKGEFVSIFDCDHVPTRSFLQMTMGWFLKEKELAMMQTPHHFFSPDPFERNLGRFRKTPNEGTLFYGLVQDGNDMWDATFFCGSCAVIRRKPLDEIGGIAVETVTEDAHTSLRLHRLGYTSAYMRIPQAAGLATESLSAHIGQRIRWARGMVQIFRLDNPLMGKGLKLAQRLCYVNAMFHFLSGIPRLIFLTAPLAFLLLHAYIIYAPALMIALFVLPHMIHASLTNSKIQGKYRHSFWSEIYETVLAWYIAPPTMVALINPHKGKFNVTAKGGLVEEEYVDWVISRPYIFLVLLNIVGVIVGIWRYFYGPENEILTVFVSMAWVFYNLIILGGAVAVSVESKQVRRAHRVEISMPAAIARDDGHLFSCTVHDFSDGGLGIKINGQAKVLEGQKVNLLLKRGQQEYVFPTQVVRVRGNEVGLQLMPLTKKQHIDFVQCTFARADTWALWQDSFPEDKPLESLLDILKLGFRGYRHLAEFAPSSVKLIFRSLTSLVSWVVSFIPRRPERDEAKQADPVMAQQ from the coding sequence ATGAGCCGCCTGACTAACTGGCTGCTCATTCCGCCGGTCAGTTCGCGCTTAAGTGAACGCTACCGCCATTACCGTTATCACGGCGCCTCGTCGCTGAGCGCAGCGCTGGGCTGTTTGTGGATGATTCTGGCGTGGATGTTCATCCCCCTCGAGCATCCCCGCTGGCAACGCATTCGCGCGCGCCACGGTGAACTCTATCCGCATATCAACCCTGACAAGCCGCGTCCGCTGGATCCCGCGCGCTACGCTATTCAGTCCATCTGGCTACTGGCGACCTCAACGGGCGCGGAGAAAAAAACGTCCCGCTGGCGCAGCTTCGATCGTGTGCAGAACCTGCGTGAACACTACCACCAGTGGCTTGACCGGCTACCCGACCGGGTGGGCGACAAAACGGGTCATTTAGATAACCAAAAAGAGCTCGGGCACCTACACCCGGGCTTGCGGCGTTTTATTCTCGGCGTGGTTGTGGTGTTTTCGCTGATTCTTGCGCTGGTCTGTATTACCCAGCCTTTCAACCCGCTGGCGCAGTTCACCTTCCTGATCCTGCTGTGGGGCGTGGCGCTGCTGGTGCGGCGCATACCAGGGCGTTTTTCTGCCCTGATGCTGATTGTGCTATCGCTGACCGTTTCCTGCCGCTACATCTGGTGGCGATATACCTCAACGCTGAACTGGGACGATCCGGTCAGCCTGGTGTGCGGCTTAGTCCTGCTGTTTGCTGAGACTTACGCCTGGATCGTGCTGGTGGTGGGTTACTTCCAGGTTATCTGGCCGCTGAATCGACAGCCGGTGCCGCTGCCAAAAGACACGACCCAGTGGCCTACGGTGGACCTCTTCGTGCCGACCTACAACGAAGACCTGTCGGTGGTAAAAAACACCATTTACGCCGCGCTGGGTATCGACTGGCCGAAGGATAAAATCAAAATCTGGATCCTCGATGACGGTGGCCGCGCCGAGTTCCGCCAGTTCGCGGACGAAGTGGGGGTAGAGTACATCGCCCGTACCACGCATGAACACGCGAAAGCCGGTAACATCAACAATGCGCTGAAATATGCCAAAGGGGAGTTCGTCTCTATTTTCGACTGCGACCACGTGCCAACGCGCTCGTTCCTGCAAATGACCATGGGCTGGTTCCTGAAGGAGAAAGAGCTTGCGATGATGCAGACGCCGCACCACTTCTTCTCACCGGACCCGTTTGAACGTAACCTCGGTCGTTTTCGTAAAACCCCGAACGAGGGCACGCTGTTCTATGGCCTGGTGCAGGACGGGAACGACATGTGGGACGCCACGTTCTTCTGCGGCTCCTGTGCGGTGATCCGCCGGAAACCGCTGGATGAAATTGGCGGGATCGCCGTCGAGACGGTCACGGAAGATGCGCACACCTCGCTGCGTCTGCACCGTCTTGGCTATACCTCGGCCTACATGCGTATTCCTCAGGCGGCGGGGTTGGCCACGGAATCCCTGTCGGCGCACATCGGCCAGCGTATTCGCTGGGCCCGCGGCATGGTGCAAATTTTCAGGCTCGATAACCCGCTGATGGGTAAAGGGCTGAAGCTGGCGCAACGGCTGTGCTACGTCAACGCCATGTTCCACTTCCTGTCGGGTATTCCACGGCTTATCTTTCTCACAGCGCCGCTGGCGTTCCTGCTCCTTCACGCTTACATCATCTATGCGCCTGCGCTGATGATTGCCCTGTTCGTTCTGCCGCACATGATCCACGCCAGCCTGACGAACTCGAAGATTCAGGGGAAATATCGGCACTCCTTCTGGAGTGAAATTTACGAAACGGTGCTGGCCTGGTACATCGCGCCGCCAACCATGGTGGCGCTGATTAACCCGCATAAAGGGAAATTCAACGTCACCGCGAAGGGCGGGCTGGTGGAAGAGGAGTATGTCGACTGGGTGATCTCCCGGCCCTATATCTTCCTGGTGCTGCTGAATATTGTGGGCGTGATTGTTGGGATCTGGCGCTACTTCTACGGCCCGGAAAACGAAATTCTGACGGTCTTCGTGAGTATGGCGTGGGTGTTTTATAACCTGATTATCCTCGGTGGCGCGGTGGCGGTATCGGTGGAGAGCAAGCAGGTTCGCCGCGCGCATCGCGTCGAAATCAGCATGCCAGCGGCCATTGCCCGCGACGATGGACATCTCTTCTCCTGTACCGTACATGACTTTTCGGATGGCGGTCTGGGTATCAAGATCAACGGTCAGGCGAAGGTGCTGGAGGGGCAGAAGGTCAACCTACTGCTTAAGCGCGGCCAGCAGGAGTATGTCTTCCCGACGCAGGTGGTGCGTGTGAGAGGAAATGAAGTGGGTCTGCAACTGATGCCGCTGACCAAAAAACAACACATTGATTTTGTGCAGTGTACGTTTGCCCGCGCGGATACGTGGGCTCTCTGGCAGGACAGCTTCCCTGAGGATAAGCCTCTGGAAAGCCTGCTGGATATTCTTAAGCTGGGGTTCCGTGGCTATCGTCACCTTGCAGAATTTGCCCCGTCGTCGGTGAAATTAATTTTCCGGTCACTTACTTCACTGGTTTCCTGGGTCGTGTCGTTCATTCCGCGTCGACCTGAGCGAGATGAAGCGAAGCAGGCGGACCCGGTTATGGCTCAACAATGA
- the bcsQ gene encoding cellulose biosynthesis protein BcsQ gives MAVLGLQGVRGGVGTTSVTAALAWSLQVLGESVLVIDACSDNLLRMSFNVDFTHANGWGRALLDDKDWRDAGLRYTSQLDLLPFGQLTETERGNEAAYQRLFSRFITALQSLKESGHYQWILLDLPHGAASLTRQLLAQCDHVLSIANVDANCHIRLHQQPMPANAHILINDLRIGSQIQDDLYQVWLQSQRRLLPMVIHRDEAMAECLASKQPLGEYRSDSLAAEEILTLANWCLLHFAKRPEPAGSSV, from the coding sequence ATGGCTGTACTAGGATTACAGGGCGTCCGTGGTGGGGTGGGTACAACTTCCGTTACCGCGGCGCTGGCGTGGTCATTGCAGGTATTAGGTGAATCGGTACTGGTCATTGATGCCTGTTCCGATAATTTGCTGCGCATGTCATTCAATGTCGACTTTACGCATGCAAACGGCTGGGGACGTGCGCTTCTGGACGATAAAGACTGGCGGGATGCGGGTTTGCGTTATACCTCCCAGCTCGATTTGCTTCCCTTTGGTCAATTGACCGAAACCGAGCGCGGGAATGAAGCCGCGTACCAGCGCCTGTTCTCTCGCTTCATCACCGCATTGCAGAGCCTGAAAGAGAGCGGGCACTACCAGTGGATCCTGCTGGACCTGCCGCACGGTGCCGCGTCGTTGACCCGCCAGCTGCTGGCGCAGTGCGACCATGTGCTCTCCATCGCGAACGTAGATGCGAATTGTCATATCCGTCTGCATCAGCAGCCGATGCCTGCCAATGCCCATATTCTGATCAACGATCTGCGCATTGGCAGCCAGATCCAGGACGATCTCTACCAGGTCTGGCTCCAGAGTCAGCGCCGCCTGTTGCCGATGGTGATCCATCGTGACGAAGCGATGGCGGAGTGCCTCGCGTCCAAACAACCCCTCGGGGAGTACCGTAGCGATTCACTGGCGGCGGAAGAGATCCTGACGCTGGCCAACTGGTGTCTGCTGCACTTTGCTAAACGGCCGGAGCCTGCCGGGAGTTCAGTATGA
- the bcsR gene encoding cellulose biosynthesis protein BcsR, with protein sequence MQNNEPATPVDSSLGYTFQNDFLALTQAFSLPEIDYTDISQREQLAAAIKRWPLLAEFAQQQ encoded by the coding sequence ATGCAAAATAACGAACCCGCAACCCCAGTCGACTCAAGTCTGGGTTACACATTCCAGAACGATTTTTTGGCACTCACGCAGGCTTTTTCTTTGCCTGAAATAGATTACACCGATATTTCCCAGCGGGAACAGTTGGCGGCGGCTATTAAACGTTGGCCGTTATTAGCTGAGTTTGCCCAACAACAATAA